In Citrus sinensis cultivar Valencia sweet orange chromosome 2, DVS_A1.0, whole genome shotgun sequence, a single genomic region encodes these proteins:
- the LOC102620972 gene encoding pescadillo homolog, with product MPKHYRPAGKKKEGNAAKYITRSQALKQLQVNTKLFRKLCIYKGVFPREPKKKFKGNHQTYYHLKDVSFIRHDPILEDLRAKSAYRKKIIKAKAKRNKELADILKNRQPEIKLDRLVQERYPHFIDALRDLDDPLTLVHLFAALPASDRLKIEVKRVHNCRKLSHEWQAYISRTHKLRKVFISVKGVYYQAEVEGQKITWLTPHGMQQVLPDDDVVYDVLLSFLEFYETLLAFVNFKLYHSINVKYPPILDPQLEASAAELYALARYFDANSRPSEKVEATQEEESDLRLAQLQHQLPSNEPGALMQLVKDAADENEEDEDTKECKNLFKNMRFFLSREVPRESMLFVIPAFGGTVSWEGEGAPFSETDQSITHQIVDRPTQGHVYLSREYVQPQWVYDCVNTRIILPTDAYMVGRVPPPHLSPFVDNEEEGYVPDYAETIKRLKSAAKNEILPMPGMGKEDLDDPQNLLAEGYISRAEAIEAAERKQKMMTLEKQYHDELKMELDGFKYSSSVSDATKQKSGEDMETGEEPLPDVQQISTEDMSKLLMSRKKRGLYEAMKKGQERKKAHVDLLKQRKKKIEAAEKFKKN from the exons ATGCCGAAGCACTATAGACCCGCC ggaaagaagaaagaaggaaaCGCTGCTAAATATATCACCAGGTCACAAGCCTTAAAGCAACTTCAAGTCAATACAAAGCTTTTCAG GAAATTATGCATTTACAAAGGTGTATTTCCCCGGGAGCCCAAGAAGAAGTTTAAAGGAAATCACCAGACATATTATCACTTGAAGGATGTTTCATTCATACGACATGACCCAATACTTGAGGATCTGAGAGCAAAGAGTGCCTACAGAAAGAAGATAATTAAAGCCAAGGCAAAGAGGAATAAGGAACTCGCTGATATTCTGAAAAACCGCCAACCTGAAATTAAACTAGACAGACTTGTTCAGGAAAG ATATCCACACTTTATTGATGCACTCAGAGATTTGGATGATCCTCTCACATTGGTGCACCTTTTTGCTGCATTACCTGCCAGTGACAGGCTGAAAATTGAAGTGAAGCGTGTCCATAATTGTAGAAA ATTGAGTCATGAATGGCAAGCTTACATTTCTCGAACTCATAAGTTGCGAAAGGTTTTCATATCTGTAAAAGGGGTATATTACCAG GCTGAGGTTGAGGGTCAAAAGATTACATGGCTAACACCTCACGGGATGCAGCAAGTTTTGCCTGATGATGACGTAGTCTACGATGTCTTACTATCATTTTTGGAATTCTATGAG ACTCTCCTTGcctttgtgaattttaaactGTATCATTCGATCAATGTGAAGTATCCCCCCATTCTTGATCCTCAATTGGAAGCTTCAGCAGCAG AACTTTATGCACTTGCAAGATACTTTGATGCTAACTCTAGACCCTCTGAGAAAGTTGAGGCAACACAGGAAGAAGAATCTGACCTCAGACTAGCCCAACTTCAGCATCAACTTCCTTCCAATGAACCTGGTGCACTGATGCAACTCGTTAAAGATGCTGctgatgaaaatgaagaggaTGAAGATACAAAAGAGTGCAAGAATCTCTTCAAGAATATGAGATTCTTCTTGAGTCGTGAG GTTCCAAGAGAGTCGATGCTTTTTGTTATTCCTGCTTTTGGTGGTACTGTTTCTTGGGAGGGAGAAGGAGCTCCTTTTAGTGAAACTGATCAGAGTATTACTCATCAG ATTGTTGACAGGCCGACTCAGGGTCATGTATACCTGTCAAGAGAATATGTCCAACCCCAATGGGTTTATGATTGTGTAAATACAAGGATTATATTGCCAACAGATGCATATATGGTGGGAAG GGTTCCTCCCCCACACCTATCACCTTTTGTTGATAATGAGGAAGAAGGTTATGTACCTGACTATGCAGAAACCATTAAAAGGTTGAAGTCTGCTGCCAAAAATGAAATCCTTCCAATGCCTGGTATGGGAAAAGAAGATCTGGATGATCCTCAAAATTTGTTGGCTGAAGGTTATATCAGTCGAGCAGAAGCTATTGAAGCTGCTGAGAGAAAGCAGAAA ATGATGACTCTTGAGAAGCAGTATCATGATGAACTGAAGATGGAACTTGACGGCTTCAAGTATTCTTCATCTGTGTCAGATGCTACTAAGCAAAAATCTGGTGAGGATATGGAAACTGGGGAGGAGCCTCTCCCAGATGTGCAACAAATTTCTACAGAAGATATGTCAAAACTTCTGATGTCACGCAAAAAGAGGGGGCTTTATGAAGCTATGAAG AAAGGCCAAGAACGAAAGAAAGCTCATGTTGACCTCCTCAAGCAGcggaagaaaaaaattgaagcagctgagaaatttaaaaagaattga